The following coding sequences are from one Coffea arabica cultivar ET-39 chromosome 11e, Coffea Arabica ET-39 HiFi, whole genome shotgun sequence window:
- the LOC140004007 gene encoding transcription factor BIM2-like isoform X2: protein MKSGKGHQEEEEEEEEDFGAKKDSTPSQNNPKDGKSSDKANAMRSKHSVTEQRRRSKINERFQILRELIPHSDQKRDTASFLLEVIQYVQYLQEKVQKYEGSYQAWNSEPTKLMPWRNSHWRTQSFVSHPQTMKNGSGSGPLYPGRLEDNITVSSTVQPSQQNPIESDLGREVTSKTIDQQTELTNQAMPMPMPLQAAMPVPIQNDGAFSHSQPRPAPDAQSSDCPITDDMLNHPEGLTIEGGTISISSIYSQGLLNTLTQALQTAGVDLSQATVSVQINLGKRANSGLASGISVTKDHERPTPSGDQLAGQYRDTSNGEDFSQAQKRLKR, encoded by the exons ATGAAATCTGGAAAGGGTCATcaggaagaggaagaagaggaggaggaagatTTTGGTGCCAAAAAAGACTCCACACCATCCCAAAATAATCCCAaag ATGGAAAGAGCAGTGATAAGGCAAATGCAATGAGGTCGAAGCATTCAGTAACAGAGCAGCGAAGAAGAAGCAAGATTAATGAGAG ATTTCAGATTTTGAGAGAGCTGATACCCCATAGTGATCAAAAGCGAGATACTGCATCTTTCCTATTGGAG GTGATCCAGTATGTACAATATCTACAGGAAAAGGTTCAAAAATATGAAGGATCATATCAGGCTTGGAATTCAGAGCCCACAAAGCTGATGCCCTGG AGGAACAGTCATTGGCGGACTCAGAGTTTTGTCAGTCATCCACAAACAATGAAAAACGGCTCTGGTTCTGGTCCACTGTATCCTGGAAGGTTAGAGGACAATATCACCGTATCTTCAACTGTGCAACCAAGTCAACAAAATCCAATTGAATCTGACCTTGGGAGGGAGGTTACCTCTAAAACCATTGATCAGCAAACTGAACTGACAAACCAGGCGATGCCCATGCCAATGCCTTTGCAGGCAGCCATGCCAGTTCCGATCCAGAATGATGGTGCCTTCTCCCACTCCCAACCTAGGCCAGCTCCTGATGCGCAGTCTTCTGACTGTCCGATCACTGATGATATGCTAAACCATCCGGAGGGCTTAACTATTGAAGGGGGCACAATTAGCATCTCAAGCATATATTCGCAAGG GTTGCTTAACACATTGACGCAAGCATTGCAGACTGCTGGAGTGGATCTCTCTCAGGCCACTGTCTCGGTGCAGATTAATCTAGGAAAGCGAGCAAATAGCGGACTGGCTTCTGGGATTTCTGTCACTAAA GATCATGAGCGACCTACACCTTCTGGTGATCAATTAGCGGGGCAATATCGGGACACAAGCAATGGTGAAGATTTCAGTCAAGCCCAAAAGAGGCTGAAAAGGTGA
- the LOC140004007 gene encoding transcription factor BIM2-like isoform X3, which yields MRGEKDLVFPVLMVGAIIVSIFQILRELIPHSDQKRDTASFLLEVIQYVQYLQEKVQKYEGSYQAWNSEPTKLMPWRNSHWRTQSFVSHPQTMKNGSGSGPLYPGRLEDNITVSSTVQPSQQNPIESDLGREVTSKTIDQQTELTNQAMPMPMPLQAAMPVPIQNDGAFSHSQPRPAPDAQSSDCPITDDMLNHPEGLTIEGGTISISSIYSQGLLNTLTQALQTAGVDLSQATVSVQINLGKRANSGLASGISVTKDHERPTPSGDQLAGQYRDTSNGEDFSQAQKRLKR from the exons ATGAGAG GAGAAAAAGACTTGGTCTTTCCTGTGTTAATGGTGGGTGCAATAATTGTGAGCAT ATTTCAGATTTTGAGAGAGCTGATACCCCATAGTGATCAAAAGCGAGATACTGCATCTTTCCTATTGGAG GTGATCCAGTATGTACAATATCTACAGGAAAAGGTTCAAAAATATGAAGGATCATATCAGGCTTGGAATTCAGAGCCCACAAAGCTGATGCCCTGG AGGAACAGTCATTGGCGGACTCAGAGTTTTGTCAGTCATCCACAAACAATGAAAAACGGCTCTGGTTCTGGTCCACTGTATCCTGGAAGGTTAGAGGACAATATCACCGTATCTTCAACTGTGCAACCAAGTCAACAAAATCCAATTGAATCTGACCTTGGGAGGGAGGTTACCTCTAAAACCATTGATCAGCAAACTGAACTGACAAACCAGGCGATGCCCATGCCAATGCCTTTGCAGGCAGCCATGCCAGTTCCGATCCAGAATGATGGTGCCTTCTCCCACTCCCAACCTAGGCCAGCTCCTGATGCGCAGTCTTCTGACTGTCCGATCACTGATGATATGCTAAACCATCCGGAGGGCTTAACTATTGAAGGGGGCACAATTAGCATCTCAAGCATATATTCGCAAGG GTTGCTTAACACATTGACGCAAGCATTGCAGACTGCTGGAGTGGATCTCTCTCAGGCCACTGTCTCGGTGCAGATTAATCTAGGAAAGCGAGCAAATAGCGGACTGGCTTCTGGGATTTCTGTCACTAAA GATCATGAGCGACCTACACCTTCTGGTGATCAATTAGCGGGGCAATATCGGGACACAAGCAATGGTGAAGATTTCAGTCAAGCCCAAAAGAGGCTGAAAAGGTGA
- the LOC140020979 gene encoding uncharacterized protein isoform X1 — MASAVLLSATRNRITKTHLPLNLELFSISSSFSSLFSTFCKSHHSFSPPQAPPVPKKVPFTVSDHGLSWQDPYHWMSNTNDPDFINYLRQENSYADAFMKDTEELQRTLFSEMINRMPSKISTPPERWGDWLYYQYIPEGKEYPVLCRKLANDGKGWMKQVVNYMSKGFWEEEILLDWNEIAELYGYVHVGTCRVSPDNRFLAYTLDITGNEKFVLQIKDLRRNFVLSNHRVEGVVSLAWAQDGCTLFYTLCDQNQRPYSVQCMKLGSDSVDSNIPIFVESDSRYCVDITSTKDGKFITVNSNSRASSEVYVIDAFNPKSGILRFCERVSGVQYFLEHHDGFFYILTNAPLRKDELSNSGDYYLGRCRADNLHSTNLQPIILPDEDTCFLDMDIFNEHLVLLLNKEGSLSMCSIKMPIMSDCKTELKIDDLHAWFFPLPSNMCTISPGANLDFMSSIYRVVLSSPVMPDVIVDYDMSRNSHVVVQQEEVSNICSSTNHLQNYKSAKETEDLLCEKKTNGHKSEASGLKDLSDLYFCEKKEVISHDGIRVPLTILYSKELHRKGKSPGLLHGYGAYGELLDKSWCADRLSLLDRGWVIAFADVRGGAGADSSWHSSGSGLHKLNSICDFVSCGEYLINEGYIHKQQLSAVAHSAGCFLVGAAMNMHPNLFRAAILKVPFLDVCNTLLDTDLPLTVLDYEEFGNPQIESHFHNILKVSPYDNIRQGFCYPAVLLKSSFNDSRVGVWEAAKWVARIRDVACSTCSSSVILRSSMSGGHFDEGGRFSHCEETAYEYAFLLKVLSTCG, encoded by the exons ATGGCTTCTGCAGTCCTCTTATCAGCCACCAGAAACAGAATCACAAAGACCCATTTACCCCTGAACTTAGAACTATTCTCCATTTCATCCTCGTTTTCTTCACTCTTCTCCACCTTCTGCAAAAGCCACCATTCTTTCAGCCCACCCCAGGCCCCTCCAGTCCCAAAGAAAGTACCTTTCACAGTCTCTGATCATGGACTGTCGTGGCAAGACCCCTACCATTGGATGTCCAATACTAACGACCCGGATTTCATCAACTACCTTCGTCAAGAAAACTCTTATGCGGATGCTTTCATGAAAGATACAGAAGAACTGCAAAGAACCCTTTTTTCTGAGATGATAAATAGAATGCCCTCCAAGATTTCTACCCCGCCTGAACGATGGGGAGATTG GTTGTACTACCAGTATATTCCGGAGGGAAAGGAGTATCCGGTCTTATGTAGGAAGTTGGCTAATGATGGGAAAGGTTGGATGAAGCAAGTTGTCAACTACATGAGCAAAGGATTTTGGGAGGAAGAAATTTTGCTAGATTGGAATGAAATTGCTGAGCTATATG GATATGTACATGTGGGTACATGTCGCGTATCACCAGACAACAGATTTCTTGCATATACGCTTGATATAACTGGTAATGAAAAATTTGTGCTTCAAATCAAGGACCTTCGAAGAAACTTTGTTCTTTCAAATCACAGAGTTGAGGGCGTTGTTAGCTTGGCATGGGCTCAAGATGGCTGTACTTTGTTCTACACATTATGTGACCAGAACCAAAGGCCATACAG TGTACAATGCATGAAACTGGGATCAGATTCTGTGGACAGTAATATCCCAATATTTGTGGAAAGTGATTCCAGATACTGTGTGGATATAACAAGCACAAAGGACGGCAAGTTTATAACTGTGAATTCAAACTCAAGGGCTTCATCTGAGG TTTATGTTATAGATGCATTTAATCCAAAATCTGGGATTCTAAGATTTTGTGAGCGTGTCTCTGGTGTGCAGTACTTTCTGGAACATCATGATGGCTTCTTCTATATTCTAACTAATGCTCCATTAAGGAAGGACGAGTTATCTAACTCTGGAGATTATTACTTGGGTAGGTGCAGAGCTGACAATTTGCACTCAACAAATTTGCAG CCTATCATTCTTCCAGATGAAGATACTTGCTTTCTAGATATGGACATCTTCAATGAACATCTGGTACTGTTGCTCAACAAAGAGGGATCTTTGTCTATGTGTTCAATCAAGATGCCCATTATGTCTGACTGTAAG ACAGAATTGAAGATTGATGATCTTCATGCATGGTTTTTCCCTCTGCCTTCGAATATGTGTACAATATCGCCTGGCGCAAATCTTGATTTCATGAGTTCAATCTATCGTGTTGTGCTTTCTTCTCCTGTG ATGCCTGATGTTATTGTCGACTATGACATGTCGAGAAATTCGCACGTTGTTGTGCAGCAAGAAGAGGTGTCTAATATTTGTTCCAGCACTAACCACTTGCAAAACTATAAGAGCGCAAAGGAGACTGAGGACCTTCTGTGTGAGAAGAAAACAAATGGTCATAAAAGTGAAGCATCGGGATTGAAAGACCTTTCTGACCTGTACTTTTGTGAGAAAAAAGAAGTTATTTCACATGACGGCATCAGGGTTCCCTTGACTATCTTGTATTCTAAAGAGCTTCATAGAAAAGGAAAATCTCCAGGGCTTTTACATGGCTATGGAGCGTATGGGGAACTCCTTGATAAAAGCTGGTGTGCAGATCGGTTGAGCTTACTCGATCGTGGTTGGGTGATTGCATTTGCTGATGTAAG GGGTGGTGCTGGTGCTGATTCTTCATGGCATAGCTCTGGCAGTGGATTGCACAAGTTAAACTCGATATGCGATTTTGTTTCTTGTGGCGAATACCTAATTAATGAGGGCTATATTCACAAACAGCAACTTAGTGCTGTTGCCCACAGTGCCGGATGTTTTCTTGTGGGTGCAGCCATGAATATGCATCCAAATCTATTTCGAGCTGCCATATTGAAG GTGCCCTTTCTTGACGTATGCAACACATTGTTAGACACTGATTTGCCGCTCACTGTACTGGACTATGAGGAGTTTGGGAATCCGCAGATAGAGTCCCATTTTCACAACATCCTGAAAGTTTCTCCTTATGATAATATCCGTCAAGGATTTTGTTATCCTGCAGTGCTGCTTAAATCCTCATTTAACGACTCAAG GGTTGGTGTTTGGGAAGCAGCCAAATGGGTGGCCAGGATACGGGACGTTGCGTGTTCAACTTGTTCTTCTTCAGTCATTCTGAGGAGTAGCATGAGTGGAGGACATTTTGATGAAGGTGGCCGCTTTAGTCATTGTGAGGAAACGGCTTATGAATATGCTTTTCTATTGAAAGTCCTGAGTACTTGTGGGTga
- the LOC140004007 gene encoding transcription factor BIM2-like isoform X1 yields MKSGKGHQEEEEEEEEDFGAKKDSTPSQNNPKGVDGKSSDKANAMRSKHSVTEQRRRSKINERFQILRELIPHSDQKRDTASFLLEVIQYVQYLQEKVQKYEGSYQAWNSEPTKLMPWRNSHWRTQSFVSHPQTMKNGSGSGPLYPGRLEDNITVSSTVQPSQQNPIESDLGREVTSKTIDQQTELTNQAMPMPMPLQAAMPVPIQNDGAFSHSQPRPAPDAQSSDCPITDDMLNHPEGLTIEGGTISISSIYSQGLLNTLTQALQTAGVDLSQATVSVQINLGKRANSGLASGISVTKDHERPTPSGDQLAGQYRDTSNGEDFSQAQKRLKR; encoded by the exons ATGAAATCTGGAAAGGGTCATcaggaagaggaagaagaggaggaggaagatTTTGGTGCCAAAAAAGACTCCACACCATCCCAAAATAATCCCAaag GAGTAGATGGAAAGAGCAGTGATAAGGCAAATGCAATGAGGTCGAAGCATTCAGTAACAGAGCAGCGAAGAAGAAGCAAGATTAATGAGAG ATTTCAGATTTTGAGAGAGCTGATACCCCATAGTGATCAAAAGCGAGATACTGCATCTTTCCTATTGGAG GTGATCCAGTATGTACAATATCTACAGGAAAAGGTTCAAAAATATGAAGGATCATATCAGGCTTGGAATTCAGAGCCCACAAAGCTGATGCCCTGG AGGAACAGTCATTGGCGGACTCAGAGTTTTGTCAGTCATCCACAAACAATGAAAAACGGCTCTGGTTCTGGTCCACTGTATCCTGGAAGGTTAGAGGACAATATCACCGTATCTTCAACTGTGCAACCAAGTCAACAAAATCCAATTGAATCTGACCTTGGGAGGGAGGTTACCTCTAAAACCATTGATCAGCAAACTGAACTGACAAACCAGGCGATGCCCATGCCAATGCCTTTGCAGGCAGCCATGCCAGTTCCGATCCAGAATGATGGTGCCTTCTCCCACTCCCAACCTAGGCCAGCTCCTGATGCGCAGTCTTCTGACTGTCCGATCACTGATGATATGCTAAACCATCCGGAGGGCTTAACTATTGAAGGGGGCACAATTAGCATCTCAAGCATATATTCGCAAGG GTTGCTTAACACATTGACGCAAGCATTGCAGACTGCTGGAGTGGATCTCTCTCAGGCCACTGTCTCGGTGCAGATTAATCTAGGAAAGCGAGCAAATAGCGGACTGGCTTCTGGGATTTCTGTCACTAAA GATCATGAGCGACCTACACCTTCTGGTGATCAATTAGCGGGGCAATATCGGGACACAAGCAATGGTGAAGATTTCAGTCAAGCCCAAAAGAGGCTGAAAAGGTGA
- the LOC140020979 gene encoding uncharacterized protein isoform X2, whose product MASAVLLSATRNRITKTHLPLNLELFSISSSFSSLFSTFCKSHHSFSPPQAPPVPKKVPFTVSDHGLSWQDPYHWMSNTNDPDFINYLRQENSYADAFMKDTEELQRTLFSEMINRMPSKISTPPERWGDWLYYQYIPEGKEYPVLCRKLANDGKGWMKQVVNYMSKGFWEEEILLDWNEIAELYGYVHVGTCRVSPDNRFLAYTLDITGNEKFVLQIKDLRRNFVLSNHRVEGVVSLAWAQDGCTLFYTLCDQNQRPYRYCVDITSTKDGKFITVNSNSRASSEVYVIDAFNPKSGILRFCERVSGVQYFLEHHDGFFYILTNAPLRKDELSNSGDYYLGRCRADNLHSTNLQPIILPDEDTCFLDMDIFNEHLVLLLNKEGSLSMCSIKMPIMSDCKTELKIDDLHAWFFPLPSNMCTISPGANLDFMSSIYRVVLSSPVMPDVIVDYDMSRNSHVVVQQEEVSNICSSTNHLQNYKSAKETEDLLCEKKTNGHKSEASGLKDLSDLYFCEKKEVISHDGIRVPLTILYSKELHRKGKSPGLLHGYGAYGELLDKSWCADRLSLLDRGWVIAFADVRGGAGADSSWHSSGSGLHKLNSICDFVSCGEYLINEGYIHKQQLSAVAHSAGCFLVGAAMNMHPNLFRAAILKVPFLDVCNTLLDTDLPLTVLDYEEFGNPQIESHFHNILKVSPYDNIRQGFCYPAVLLKSSFNDSRVGVWEAAKWVARIRDVACSTCSSSVILRSSMSGGHFDEGGRFSHCEETAYEYAFLLKVLSTCG is encoded by the exons ATGGCTTCTGCAGTCCTCTTATCAGCCACCAGAAACAGAATCACAAAGACCCATTTACCCCTGAACTTAGAACTATTCTCCATTTCATCCTCGTTTTCTTCACTCTTCTCCACCTTCTGCAAAAGCCACCATTCTTTCAGCCCACCCCAGGCCCCTCCAGTCCCAAAGAAAGTACCTTTCACAGTCTCTGATCATGGACTGTCGTGGCAAGACCCCTACCATTGGATGTCCAATACTAACGACCCGGATTTCATCAACTACCTTCGTCAAGAAAACTCTTATGCGGATGCTTTCATGAAAGATACAGAAGAACTGCAAAGAACCCTTTTTTCTGAGATGATAAATAGAATGCCCTCCAAGATTTCTACCCCGCCTGAACGATGGGGAGATTG GTTGTACTACCAGTATATTCCGGAGGGAAAGGAGTATCCGGTCTTATGTAGGAAGTTGGCTAATGATGGGAAAGGTTGGATGAAGCAAGTTGTCAACTACATGAGCAAAGGATTTTGGGAGGAAGAAATTTTGCTAGATTGGAATGAAATTGCTGAGCTATATG GATATGTACATGTGGGTACATGTCGCGTATCACCAGACAACAGATTTCTTGCATATACGCTTGATATAACTGGTAATGAAAAATTTGTGCTTCAAATCAAGGACCTTCGAAGAAACTTTGTTCTTTCAAATCACAGAGTTGAGGGCGTTGTTAGCTTGGCATGGGCTCAAGATGGCTGTACTTTGTTCTACACATTATGTGACCAGAACCAAAGGCCATACAG ATACTGTGTGGATATAACAAGCACAAAGGACGGCAAGTTTATAACTGTGAATTCAAACTCAAGGGCTTCATCTGAGG TTTATGTTATAGATGCATTTAATCCAAAATCTGGGATTCTAAGATTTTGTGAGCGTGTCTCTGGTGTGCAGTACTTTCTGGAACATCATGATGGCTTCTTCTATATTCTAACTAATGCTCCATTAAGGAAGGACGAGTTATCTAACTCTGGAGATTATTACTTGGGTAGGTGCAGAGCTGACAATTTGCACTCAACAAATTTGCAG CCTATCATTCTTCCAGATGAAGATACTTGCTTTCTAGATATGGACATCTTCAATGAACATCTGGTACTGTTGCTCAACAAAGAGGGATCTTTGTCTATGTGTTCAATCAAGATGCCCATTATGTCTGACTGTAAG ACAGAATTGAAGATTGATGATCTTCATGCATGGTTTTTCCCTCTGCCTTCGAATATGTGTACAATATCGCCTGGCGCAAATCTTGATTTCATGAGTTCAATCTATCGTGTTGTGCTTTCTTCTCCTGTG ATGCCTGATGTTATTGTCGACTATGACATGTCGAGAAATTCGCACGTTGTTGTGCAGCAAGAAGAGGTGTCTAATATTTGTTCCAGCACTAACCACTTGCAAAACTATAAGAGCGCAAAGGAGACTGAGGACCTTCTGTGTGAGAAGAAAACAAATGGTCATAAAAGTGAAGCATCGGGATTGAAAGACCTTTCTGACCTGTACTTTTGTGAGAAAAAAGAAGTTATTTCACATGACGGCATCAGGGTTCCCTTGACTATCTTGTATTCTAAAGAGCTTCATAGAAAAGGAAAATCTCCAGGGCTTTTACATGGCTATGGAGCGTATGGGGAACTCCTTGATAAAAGCTGGTGTGCAGATCGGTTGAGCTTACTCGATCGTGGTTGGGTGATTGCATTTGCTGATGTAAG GGGTGGTGCTGGTGCTGATTCTTCATGGCATAGCTCTGGCAGTGGATTGCACAAGTTAAACTCGATATGCGATTTTGTTTCTTGTGGCGAATACCTAATTAATGAGGGCTATATTCACAAACAGCAACTTAGTGCTGTTGCCCACAGTGCCGGATGTTTTCTTGTGGGTGCAGCCATGAATATGCATCCAAATCTATTTCGAGCTGCCATATTGAAG GTGCCCTTTCTTGACGTATGCAACACATTGTTAGACACTGATTTGCCGCTCACTGTACTGGACTATGAGGAGTTTGGGAATCCGCAGATAGAGTCCCATTTTCACAACATCCTGAAAGTTTCTCCTTATGATAATATCCGTCAAGGATTTTGTTATCCTGCAGTGCTGCTTAAATCCTCATTTAACGACTCAAG GGTTGGTGTTTGGGAAGCAGCCAAATGGGTGGCCAGGATACGGGACGTTGCGTGTTCAACTTGTTCTTCTTCAGTCATTCTGAGGAGTAGCATGAGTGGAGGACATTTTGATGAAGGTGGCCGCTTTAGTCATTGTGAGGAAACGGCTTATGAATATGCTTTTCTATTGAAAGTCCTGAGTACTTGTGGGTga